One Cupriavidus necator genomic region harbors:
- the hypD gene encoding hydrogenase formation protein HypD: protein MKYVDEFRDPAKAQALAREIRDLVAGMGRARRRPLQIMEVCGGHTHTIFRYGIQQLLPDEVEFVHGPGCPVCVLPMGRVDDCVALAERPEVIFTTFGDAMRVPGSRKSLLKAKADGADVRMVYSPIDALALARNHPDREVIFFGLGFETTMPSTAMTVLRARAEGVRNFSLFCNHITIIPTIKAILDSPDLQIDGFLGPGHVSMVIGTQPYEFIARHYRKPITVAGFEPLDVLQSMWMVLRQIAQGRCEVENQYGRIVPAAGNAQALAAIQEVFELREFFEWRGLGSIDFSGVRMREAFSAFDAERKFTVPDVKIADPKACQCGEVLKGVIKPHQCKVFGTACTPESPLGSLMVSSEGACAAYYHYCRIDTSRLGRHGARAAGQTATRDAVANERAAAGAGHE from the coding sequence ATGAAGTACGTCGACGAATTCCGCGATCCCGCCAAGGCGCAGGCGCTGGCGCGGGAAATCCGTGATCTGGTGGCAGGCATGGGCCGCGCCAGGCGGCGCCCGCTGCAGATCATGGAGGTGTGCGGCGGCCATACGCATACGATTTTCCGCTACGGCATCCAGCAACTCTTGCCCGACGAGGTGGAGTTCGTGCATGGCCCGGGGTGCCCGGTATGCGTGCTGCCGATGGGGCGCGTCGACGACTGCGTGGCGCTGGCCGAGCGCCCCGAAGTGATATTCACAACGTTCGGCGACGCCATGCGCGTGCCCGGCTCCCGCAAAAGCCTGCTCAAGGCCAAGGCGGATGGCGCCGATGTGCGGATGGTCTACTCGCCGATCGACGCGCTGGCGCTCGCGCGCAACCATCCGGACCGCGAAGTGATCTTCTTCGGCCTGGGCTTCGAGACCACCATGCCGAGCACCGCCATGACCGTTCTGCGCGCGCGGGCCGAGGGCGTGCGCAACTTCTCGCTGTTCTGCAACCACATCACGATCATCCCGACCATCAAGGCCATTCTCGATTCACCTGACCTGCAGATCGACGGCTTCCTCGGTCCGGGCCATGTCAGCATGGTGATCGGCACGCAACCGTACGAGTTTATCGCCCGGCACTACCGCAAGCCGATCACCGTGGCGGGCTTCGAGCCGCTGGACGTGCTGCAGTCGATGTGGATGGTCCTCAGGCAGATCGCGCAGGGCCGCTGCGAAGTGGAGAACCAGTACGGACGGATCGTGCCGGCAGCGGGCAATGCGCAGGCGCTGGCGGCGATTCAGGAAGTGTTCGAGCTGCGCGAGTTCTTCGAATGGCGCGGACTGGGCTCGATCGACTTCTCGGGTGTGCGGATGCGCGAGGCATTCTCCGCGTTCGACGCCGAGCGCAAGTTCACCGTGCCCGACGTCAAGATCGCCGACCCCAAGGCCTGCCAGTGCGGCGAGGTGCTCAAGGGCGTGATCAAGCCCCATCAATGCAAGGTGTTCGGCACCGCCTGCACGCCGGAGTCGCCGCTGGGGTCGCTGATGGTCTCGAGCGAGGGCGCCTGCGCGGCGTACTACCATTACTGCCGCATCGACACCTCCCGGCTCGGGCGACATGGCGCGCGAGCGGCCGGGCAAACGGCAACCAGGGATGCGGTTGCCAACGAGCGGGCCGCAGCCGGAGCCGGCCATGAATGA
- the hypE gene encoding hydrogenase expression/formation protein HypE — MNDRVPVPPARAARVRDTTINLTHGSGGRAMRDLIEDVFVSTFDNPALAALEDQAVFPLVSLAAHGDRLAFTTDSYVVDPLFFPGGDIGTLAAAGTVNDLAVCGATPLFLSCGVVLEEGLPVDTLRRVAASMQRVARAAGVAIVTGDTKVVERGSADKLFINTAGIGVVRAGLSISARHARAGDVVLVNGYLGDHGAAILVARQQLALEADLQSDCRPLNGLVAAMLDACPDIHCLRDATRGGVATVLNEFAQASGVAIRIREVDVPLREAVKGACEILGLDPLYLANEGILVAIVPPEDAARVLAAMRAHPDGRQAAAIGEVEPGPAGLVVLHTGFGGQRVVDMLVGEQLPRIC, encoded by the coding sequence ATGAATGACCGTGTTCCGGTCCCGCCGGCACGCGCGGCGCGCGTGCGGGACACGACCATCAACCTGACCCACGGAAGCGGCGGCCGAGCGATGCGAGACCTGATCGAAGACGTGTTCGTGAGCACCTTCGACAATCCCGCGCTGGCCGCGCTAGAGGACCAGGCTGTGTTCCCGCTGGTCAGCCTGGCAGCCCACGGCGACCGGCTGGCCTTTACCACCGACAGCTACGTGGTAGATCCGCTGTTCTTTCCCGGCGGCGACATCGGTACGCTTGCCGCGGCGGGAACCGTGAACGACCTCGCGGTGTGCGGCGCGACGCCGCTGTTCCTGTCGTGCGGCGTGGTGCTGGAGGAAGGCTTGCCGGTCGACACCTTGCGCCGGGTCGCGGCCAGCATGCAGCGCGTCGCGCGGGCAGCCGGCGTCGCGATCGTCACGGGCGACACCAAGGTGGTCGAGCGCGGCAGCGCGGACAAGCTGTTTATCAATACGGCCGGGATCGGCGTGGTGCGCGCGGGGCTATCGATCTCCGCGCGCCATGCGCGTGCGGGAGACGTGGTTCTCGTCAATGGCTATCTTGGCGACCATGGCGCGGCGATCCTGGTGGCCCGCCAGCAACTCGCACTTGAGGCCGACCTGCAAAGCGACTGCCGCCCGCTCAACGGGCTGGTCGCCGCGATGCTCGACGCCTGCCCCGATATCCACTGCTTGCGCGACGCCACGCGCGGCGGCGTGGCGACAGTGCTCAACGAGTTCGCGCAGGCCTCCGGCGTGGCCATCCGCATCCGCGAGGTGGACGTGCCGCTGCGCGAGGCTGTCAAGGGAGCGTGCGAGATCCTCGGGCTGGATCCGCTGTACCTGGCCAACGAAGGCATCCTGGTGGCCATAGTGCCGCCGGAGGATGCCGCGCGCGTGCTGGCGGCCATGCGCGCGCATCCTGATGGCAGGCAGGCGGCGGCCATCGGCGAAGTGGAGCCGGGGCCGGCGGGGCTGGTGGTTCTGCACACCGGCTTTGGCGGGCAGCGGGTTGTGGACATGCTGGTGGGCGAGCAGCTGCCGCGGATCTGCTGA
- the hypA gene encoding hydrogenase maturation nickel metallochaperone HypA — MHELSIANSVVEICAEQARGARVLWVQLEIGRLCAVMPDAIRFCFDVCAKDTAVEGAELEIVETPGVARCLACGAELEIAVPFGQCACGSENLELISGQQLKIRRMEVA, encoded by the coding sequence ATGCACGAACTAAGTATCGCGAACAGCGTGGTCGAGATCTGTGCCGAGCAGGCGCGGGGCGCGCGCGTGCTCTGGGTGCAGCTCGAGATCGGCCGGCTATGTGCGGTGATGCCGGATGCTATCCGGTTCTGCTTCGACGTGTGTGCGAAGGATACGGCGGTGGAAGGCGCGGAGCTGGAGATCGTGGAGACTCCCGGCGTGGCGCGCTGCTTGGCCTGCGGCGCCGAGTTGGAGATCGCGGTGCCGTTCGGGCAGTGCGCGTGCGGCAGCGAGAACCTGGAGTTGATCTCCGGGCAGCAGTTGAAGATCCGGCGCATGGAGGTGGCGTGA
- the hypB gene encoding hydrogenase nickel incorporation protein HypB, with the protein MCTTCGCGDTTGAVVSGPAAEGEPAPTAGAGQDVVHAHPYPDAMSPGPAQEAGGMVLRKHPADDHAGHAGALLHAPMHRRAMHYHDHPLEHAHAHSHEHAHEHAHEHAHIHGTSVVIEQDILAKNQWIAQRNRGWLAGRSIVALNLVSSPGAGKTTLLERTIRDLGPTLELTVIEGDQATLNDAQRIRAAGCRAIQVNTGTGCHLDADMISRALTALDPPPHSVVMIENVGNLICPALFDLGEQAKVVILSVTEGEDKPLKYPHMFRASSLMLMTKTDLLPYVSFDVARCLACARQVNPDIAILQVSALSGAGMDDWYLWLRTACAGRIAPPEDSFPA; encoded by the coding sequence ATGTGCACGACTTGCGGTTGCGGCGATACGACGGGCGCAGTGGTCTCGGGCCCGGCAGCAGAAGGTGAACCGGCGCCAACAGCCGGCGCGGGACAGGACGTGGTGCATGCGCATCCGTATCCGGATGCCATGTCACCCGGGCCCGCGCAGGAGGCCGGCGGCATGGTGTTGCGCAAGCATCCCGCCGACGATCATGCCGGCCACGCGGGTGCCCTCCTGCATGCGCCCATGCATCGGCGTGCCATGCATTACCACGACCATCCGCTCGAGCATGCGCACGCTCATTCCCACGAACACGCCCACGAACATGCTCACGAACATGCTCACATCCACGGCACCTCCGTCGTCATCGAGCAGGACATCCTCGCCAAGAACCAGTGGATCGCGCAGCGCAATCGCGGCTGGCTGGCGGGGCGCTCCATTGTTGCGCTGAACCTCGTCAGTTCGCCAGGGGCCGGCAAGACCACGCTGCTGGAACGCACCATCCGCGACCTGGGCCCGACGCTGGAGTTGACGGTGATCGAAGGGGATCAGGCCACGCTGAACGACGCGCAGCGCATCCGCGCGGCCGGCTGCCGTGCGATCCAGGTCAATACCGGCACGGGCTGCCACCTGGATGCAGACATGATCTCGCGCGCGCTGACCGCTCTCGATCCGCCGCCGCATTCAGTTGTCATGATCGAGAATGTGGGCAACCTTATCTGTCCGGCCCTGTTCGACCTTGGGGAGCAGGCCAAGGTGGTGATCCTCTCCGTGACCGAAGGCGAAGACAAGCCGCTTAAGTATCCACACATGTTCCGTGCCAGCAGCCTGATGCTGATGACCAAGACGGACCTGCTGCCGTACGTGAGCTTCGACGTGGCACGCTGCCTCGCCTGTGCGCGCCAGGTCAATCCGGACATCGCGATCCTACAGGTGTCGGCGCTGTCCGGCGCGGGAATGGATGACTGGTATCTCTGGCTTCGTACCGCCTGCGCAGGGCGTATCGCGCCGCCTGAGGACTCGTTTCCGGCGTGA